Genomic DNA from Gemmatimonadetes bacterium SCN 70-22:
GGCGGCCGCCCACGACGCCTCGGCCGCGAGGTACTTGGCCATGTTGGCCTCGGCGCCGCACGGGCGCTCGGCGTCGAACAGTGATGCCGCCTCGTACCGCATCAGGTCGGCTGCCCGCACGCCGGCGTACGCCTGCGCAATGGGGAACTGCACCCCCTGGTTCTGCCCGATGGGGCGGTCGAAGACGGTGCGCTCCGATGCATAACGACGGGCGCGGTCGACGAACCAGAAGCCGTCGCCGATGCACTCGGCGGCGATCAGGATCCGCTCGGCGTTCATCCCGTCCAGGATGTAGCGGAACCCCATCCCCTCCTCGCCGATGAGGTTCTCCGCCGGGACCTCGAAGTCGTCGAAGAAGAGCTCGTTGGTCTCGTGGTTCACCATGTTGTCGATGGGACGCACGCGCAGCCCGCGCGACTCGGCGCCGCGGAGATCGACGAGGAAGACCGAGAGGCCGAGCGTGCGCTTGGCGACCTGCTCCAGCGGCGTGGTGCGGGCCAGGAGGAGCATGAGGTCGGAGTGCTGCACGCGCGAGATCCAGACCTTCTGCCCATTCACGACGTAGCGGTCGCCACGACGCGCCGCCGTGGTGCGTGTGCGCGTGGTGTCGGTCCCCGTGGCCGGCTCGGTGACGGCGAAGGATTGCAGCCGTAGCT
This window encodes:
- a CDS encoding acyl-CoA dehydrogenase, with the protein product MPDINPRASEHAAIREGVRAACAPFDGAYWQRVERERGYPEAFVRALTEAGWLAALIPAEYGGGGLSLTEASVILEEINRSGANAGACHAQMYTMGTLLRHGSTEQKGRYLPAIAAGELRLQSFAVTEPATGTDTTRTRTTAARRGDRYVVNGQKVWISRVQHSDLMLLLARTTPLEQVAKRTLGLSVFLVDLRGAESRGLRVRPIDNMVNHETNELFFDDFEVPAENLIGEEGMGFRYILDGMNAERILIAAECIGDGFWFVDRARRYASERTVFDRPIGQNQGVQFPIAQAYAGVRAADLMRYEAASLFDAERPCGAEANMAKYLAAEASWAAANTCLQVHGGFGFAAEYDVERKFRETRLYQVAPVSTNLILSYIGEHLLGMPRSF